GACGAATTTTTTCAGTGTCAAGTGAATATGAGATACCCAAAGAAACCTATCAAATCAAGGATTAATCATAAATTTTTCACTGCGAAAGTTGAGTTATATTAAAGTTAAACCACTTTTGAATTTACACTTTAGACATTAAAAATGACTTGCTTTTATCTACTTATCTGAATGATGAACTGGGATAAAAATTTAGATGTTTGTAAATTTTTCAGTGGAATTTAACTGAAAGTAGTAGGATATAGCTTTTCATGATAGCCATTTGTAATTTGGTTAGAATTCACATATAACAAGTTCTTCTACTCTTTTCGTTACAAGAAAAGTATCCACATCCGATACTGTCCGATTTGTGTCGAATACAATCCAACTTCTGTCGAATACGATCCAAACATTCACATTTACTGTCGATTATCTAAAAATAACGAAAATATTGAACCGAACTGGCAAACAATTTGTTGTTCCTAAAAAATATCGGTGAAGAAAACAAACAATGAGCGGACAATAAGATGCCGTCAGCTTTCAAATAGAAGAGTTACAAGAGGCATGACGGTTCTTTTGTTTGCCAAATGATAGTAGGGGAAACATAGGATTGCTAGATTTCCACTAGTTCGATAAAATGAAAATATCAGAAATTCCTTTTTTTACTAGATGATCTCAATGCATTGTGGTTCTTATTCCTATGAGGGATTCAGCTCAAATCTTTCCTCAATTTATTTAATGTCCTTCGAGAAAATAAAAAATTTCCCTTAATACAGTGAGGAGATTTCAATGATAAAAGGCAAAACGATTGAACAATGGAAGCAAGAAATTCCGTTATTAAATGATGTAATTTCTTTAAAAGAAGCATTATGGGTAAATACGAACTATCAACAAGTTCATCAAGCGCTGAAAGAATGTCCGTTAACGATGGCGGATGTAAAAGAGGCTGAAGAACGATTACATCGATTTGCGCCATATATTTCAAAGGTCTTTCCTGAAACGAAAGATCAAAACGGAATAATTGAATCACCAGTTGTACACATTCCCAATATGAAACGCTCACTGCAAGAGCATTTTCAAATGGATCTGCCGGGTGATTTCTTGCTTAAATGTGATAGCCACCTTCCTATTTCAGGCTCCATAAAAGCAAGAGGCGGCATTTATGAAGTGCTAAAGCATGCAGAAGATCTTGCGATAAAACATGGGCTGATCTCAAAAGAAGATAACTATGCGAAATTGGCTGATGAGTCGTTTCGAACGTTTTTTTCGAACTTTTCCATTGCAGTTGGGTCAACAGGCAATTTAGGTTTAAGCATCGGCATTATGAGTGCAAAGCTCGGCTTTCAAGTGACGGTTCATATGTCACATGATGCGAAAAAGTGGAAAAAGGACTTGCTTCGAAAATACGGGGTAAAGGTCGTAGAACATCAAGAAGATTATTCAAAAGCGGTGGCAGAAGGCAGAAAGCAAGCAGAAAAGGACTCAACTTGTTATTTTATTGATGATGAAAATTCACAGCATTTATTTTTAGGGTACGCAGTAGCGGCTTTAAGGCTGCAAAAACAATTACAAAAAATGAATATTCAAGTGAACGAAGACCATCCTCTTTTTGTTTATTTACCATGTGGCGTTGGCGGCGGTCCTGGCGGTGTAACGTTCGGCTTAAAGCTCATTTTTCAAGACCATGTCCATTGTTTTTTTGCTGAACCGACTCATTCTCCGTGCATGCTGCTCGGTTTATTAACGGGTCTACACGATCAAGTATCCGTTCAGTCCTTTGGAATAGATAATGAGACGATTGCAGACGGGTTAGCTGTCGGAACACCTTCTAAGTTTGTTGGAAAATTAATAGAGCCGTTGTTAAGCGGAATTTATACGGCTTCAGATGAACAGCTTTACAAATTACTAACGATGATGATGGATTGTGAACATATTCATTTAGAACCGTCTGCTTTAGCAAGTGTTTACGGACCTATTCAATTAATGAAAAAAGGAAATGAATATATTCAACAACAAAACCTCCTAAGCAAGCTGAAAAAAGCAACACATCTGATGTGGGCTACTGGTGGTAGCATGGTTCCGAAAGAAGTGATGGAGGAAGACTATAAAAAAGGAAAAGAATTATTAAAGTGATGGTTATGGAGAGCTTCTCGAATGTCTATCAAGAGGCCTTTGTATGATGCGTGTCAAAAAAACTTATCCGAGTATAAAATGTCGTCGACCTCCTGTAGCGTCAAAACCCCGGGGGATCGACGACATTTTCATTTTGGAAGAAAAACAGAGAAAAAAGAAAAGATATGATTTTTGAGAAATTGATATTTTTTAAAAAGGCTGTTTTCGTAAACTATGTTGCTTTTCGACTGTCCATGAGCCGAACAAAGCACGTGGTCGGACAAATTAAATTTGTCCGATCATCGACTTTTGTTCGGTTCACGTCACGCTTTAGCGTGACATAGCAAGCGTATCGCTTGCCTGGCAGTCGAAAAGCTATAATAGCAATATTCTTAATATACAAAAATATTATTTAAGCACTTTTTTTTCCTTAATAACTCAAATTCTCACTAAAATATTTCTTGTGTCACAACTTTTCTATTTTGAGAAAGATTTTAAAAATTCATTATTGATATTTTTTTATTATTTTATTAAAATATGTTTTAAATATTTTGAAAAAATAAACTAGGGAGTGCTAGATGATGGTTACATTTGTCGCAGCAATTATTCTACTCATTCTTGGTTATTTTGTTTATTCGAAAGTAGTGGAAAAAATATTTGGAGTGAATGATGAAAATGTGACGCCTGCTTATTCGCAAGCGGATGGGCTTGATTATACACCGATTAGCTGGTGGAAGGGAACGCTAATTCAGCTTCTCAATATTGCCGGTTTAGGACCAATTTTTGGGGCGATTATGGGAGCTTTATACGGTCCTGTTGCCTTTATTTGGATTGTTATTGGAAGTATTTTTGCCGGTGCGGTGCACGATTATTTTTCGGGTATGTTATCGTTGCGTCATAACGGGGAGCAATATCCTTCACTCGTTGGCCGCTATTTAGGGAAGAGTGTAAAAGCGGTCATTAATGTTCTTTCCCTTATTTTAATGATTCTTGTCGCAGCTGCTTTTACAGCAGGTCCTGCTCAATTAATTTCACAGGTAACACCGTTAAGCTATATGGCCGCTATTTTAGTGGTGTTTGCGTACTTTATTTTAGCGGCACTTTTACCAGTCAATAAAGTAATTGGAAAAATTTATCCCGTTTTCGGGGCTGTGTTATTATTTATGGCCGTTTCCATTGCGGTTGGGCTATTTTTTATGAATCAACCGATTCCGAATTTAACTTTTGAAAATCTACATCCGCAGCAATTGCCAATTTGGCCGTTATTAATGGTCACAATCTCTTGTGGAGCGATTTCTGGATTCCATTCAACTCAAAGTCCAATTATCGCTAGAACGATGAAAAAGGAAAGTGATGGTCGGAAAATTTTTTACGGTGCGATGATTTTGGAAGGGATCATTGCGTTAATTTGGGCCGCAGCTGGTATGACATTCTTTGGAGGTACAGATGGATTAGCCCAAGCGTTAACAGAAGGCGGACCAGCTGGTGTAGTCAATGAAATTAGTACTTCTCTGCTCGGACAACTAGGGGGTATTTTAGCGATATTAGGGGTCATTATATTACCGGTGACAACAGGAGATACGGCGTTAAGATCTTCGCGAATGATGCTTGTTGATTTAGTGAAACAAATGGGGATGAAAGTGGACTCCTATAAGAAAACGGTATTACTTACAGCACCCGTTATTGTCGTAACTTTTGCATTAACTCAGATGGATTACTCCTTTCTCTGGCGTTATGTAGGATGGACAAACCAAGTTGTGGCAACCGTGATGCTTTGGACGGGAGCGATTTATTTGCTGCAAAACGGAAAGTTCCACTGGATTTGCAGTGTTCCCGCCATGTTTATGACAAGTATTGTCGGCACCTACATCTTTTACGCACCAGAAGGTTTTCAAATGGCATTTGAAAGCTCCATGATCTTTGGCATTGTCATCACATTATCTGTCATTTTTTGGTTTATGTTGCAAGTGAAAAAGTCAAAAAATTCTAGCTTTCATCAACTAGAAAAAGTTGCTTCTTAAAGCTGCCTATTCGGGCGGCTTATTTTTTAACAAAAATGAAAAAATTTTATAATAATATAAATTCAGGGAATTTGCATGACAATGTAGCGAATGCTTTCATAGATTGGAGGAAAATAAATTGCCATTTGATTTATTAGTAGCGATTTTTGCGATTTTTATTTTGCGTGAGCTGATCTAAACGAAAAATGAATGAATTGAATTCAGGCGTATTGATTAACCAATAATAACCAGTTGAGATGGCTCTATTTCTAGCTTTTCTGCCGACTGGGCATGCTATACGCATGCCCTTCTCGAACAATGAACGTTTTGCGGGCAAATAAATTTGCCCGCTGGCGTTCTTGTTCGAGGGATGTGGCAGAAAAGCTTGTGTTCAGCCATACGATTCTGTATGTTTAAGTAAAATAATGGATAATCAACACTTGTGAATTGAATTAAAGGAATATGTTAAAAATTTCTCTCTTTACTCATTAATATAGTATCGTAAAAAATCTAAGTTCGAGGTTGGGACCGTTTTGATCACGTTTCCGCTTTCATCTTTGTATATTTCATATTCCCGATAGGTTTCGACTAAGTAACCATTTATGATTTCCCTTTTTTCCAATCTTTTTTCTAGTGTATAAGAAAGCCCTTCTGCCTCATCTTTCATTTCCTTTTCATCGACGCCATCACCACTAACAGGAGTACTGTCGATATCTCCTAAAACAACCGTATTTGCCTTTTGCATATCCTCGTGATCCAGATATGCGGCGAAAAGAATGATGATGAAAAGAGGCAGCATCGAAATCCATTTTAAAAATTGATTTTTCACTTTTTTCACCTTCCTCGTGAAAAGTGTATGCGTGTCCGAAAAAATATTTCCATCTTTCTTCATAATCACTTCAAGAAATTTCCTAATTTATGTGATATTATGGCTTTAAAAGTAGATTGATCAAAAAATGGAAACGTGTTCATGAAGGACCTATTTAGACGGAAATCAGATTATTGAAAAAAGCATGAGGGGAGAAAATAAATGAGTTTATCAAAAGAAACAACGACAATTGGTTTTATTGGAACTGGTGTTATGGGGAAAAGTATGGCGAATCATCTTTTAAATGCAGGTTATCGTGTTTACGTGTATAATCGGACGAAGGAAAAAGCGGAAACGTTAATTCAGCAAGGGGCCATTTGGTCAAATAGTGTTCAAGGTTTAGCCAGTCAGGCGAATGTGATCATCACAATCGTCGGTTATCCACAAGATGTAGAGGAAATTTATTTAGGAGAACACGGAATTTTAAATACGGCAAAGCCAGGTACATATGTCATAGATATGACGACTTCAAGCCCTCGTTTAGCGAAGAAAATTTTTCAAGCATCTCAAGAAAAAGGAATACATGCATTAGATGCACCTGTATCAGGTGGGGATGTTGGGGCAAGGGAAGCGACATTATCGATAATGGTTGGAGGAGAAAAGGAAGATTTTGAAACGGTTCACCCCCTTTTGAAATTAATGGGGACAAATATTGTTTTACAAGGAAAGGCTGGAGCCGGCCAATATACGAAAATGTGTAACCAAATCGCCATTGCCTCGAACATGATCGGGGTGTGTGAAGCCATTTTATACGCCAAAAAATCTGGACTTGATCCGAAAAACGTTCTTAAAAGTATTGAAAATGGGGCAGCCGGGAGCTGGTCGCTCAGTCATTTAGCCCCTCGCATTATTGATGGAGACTTTAATCCAGGATTTTACGTAAAGCATTTTATCAAGGATATGAACATTGCGCTTGAATCGGCAGAGGAATTGGGTGTTCAAACTCCTGGACTAAGTTTGGCAAAATCATTATATGAGCAATTGGCTGAAATGGGAGAAGAAAATAGCGGAACACATGCATTATATAAACTATTGGAATCAATGTAAAAGCTGCTCCATCCTTTTTTAGTTTTTGTAATGAAGTTTAAAAAAGGTTTCCAAAAAGCAATCGGTCGTTCGCCGATTGCTTCAAGTCTTATCTCTCACTGAAGATATCGTGATTTACGTATTTTTTCTAATTGATCAAAGCGATAAATTGTGCGAAAAAAACAAGTGAACTTCCGATCCATTAATCGAAAGTTTTCTTTTTTTAAACAAAAAAATCATGATTCCGCTTGATCATCATCTACTAACTTTACGACAAACACATATGCAAGATCACTTTCTTGAATGGCTTTAGGAAGTGATCCGTCTTCTGAACGGTCATTTGTGCTTAATGGTCCTTTTTTTGTTCCATACCATGCTCCAATTATCGTAGGTTCATTCTTTTTTAAAGAAATTTTTTCAAAGATGTTATGGTTAAATGAGTATGCTTGAATGTTTTCAACTTCACTTGCAACTCTTATATTGCCGGAAGGTGTGCCGATTATCCACTCGATTTTGTTTTCCTCCTTATTCATATTTGTATCATCAACATAACCAAAAGAGATGATGGTGTTTTGAAATATTGATTTGACTTCTCGAAATTCGTTGGCCATCAATAGTTTTTTCGTTGGCTTCCCATTTTGATATTCTTCTACATATAGCTCTAAGTCTTCGTTTTCATGTAATGTTCCATTTAGCTTAAAGAACATCATTTGCACAGCCGTTTTCGATATAAGTGTTTGTTCATGTTCATTTAACAAATACGGTTCAACGGTTAGCGGTGCTGATTTTTCCTCATTAGGTGAATGTGAGCAGCTTATGAGAAAGCTCATCATCAAAAGGAGAAAAATAAATTTTGGCAAAAGAAAGCCCCCCTAAATAGATCATCTAACTTTATTTTATAAGAAATGTCACGGTATTTACGATAAAAAAAAACACCCGAAAACTCGGGTGATGAAGAATGGGGGAATACTTGGAATCTAATCCTATTTTGAACAAATATTTGAACATTTATACAATGCAACGATATTTTTGTATGTATTTATTCAACAGACTGATCATTGACAACAGTAGCAAATCCCCTCTAATATGTTAACTATAAATATAAAATAGTTAACAGAATCGTGATGAAAGGTGTGATCATCTATAAAACAAAGACGTTTTTACAGTTTACGAATGAGAGCAGCGGAAGGTGGAGCGCACGAGGATGGGGGAAAGCATATTTCGGGTGGGGAAAAGCTAGCTAGATTTGAAGACCTGCAGGAAAACGCCCTTTACTTAATGCAAAAAGCCTTCACTCATGCGAGAGGCACTCCTGATTTTTTTCAGTTAAAAGTAGAAGCGATTTCAGAGCCGATTCAATTTATCCCACCACTTCAACCAAAATGGCATGATGTCAAAACCGTTTCAAAAGGGAGACAGCTGGCTAAGCATTTTCTTTCCCAATGTGGTATTGGTGATTCTGTTATTGAACAAAGCTTTGTTGAACTGGAACAAAATTATCATGTTCGTGGTGCGATTGTCATAGACGTTCATACGGGAAGGCGGATCGATGACCGAGAGAATCGAGGTATACGTGTTACAAGGTTTGATTGGGATCCAAATAGCTATAAAAAATGGCTAAAAGAAGAAAGCATAAAAGACAACACGAGAATGAAAGAAGCAATCGCGCTTGCGACAAAGGTTTGTTCACATGAGGCAACGGTTGCAGAGCTTTGCTGGTCCGATGATCCGGATTACACTACAGGATATGTGGCGAGTCCGAATTTTGGCTATCAACGAATATCGCCATTAAAAGAACTTGGCGACGAACAAGGGGGGCGTATTATTTTTGTCGACTTAAAGGAAGATCTTGAAAGCTATCTTTCTTTTTTGGAAAAAACACCTGTTTTGATCGGATGGGAGGAGAAGGAATGGATTTAATTGAAAAAAGTAAAAAGTATTTATGGCTACCGTTTACACAAATGAAGGATTATGATGAAAATCCGCTTATTATTGAAAGTGGGGAAGGGATTAAAGTAAAGGATATTCATGGGAAGGAATATTATGATGCTTTTTCTTCCGTATGGCTGAATGTTCATGGACATCGTAAAAAAGAATTAAATGATGCGATAAAAAAGCAGCTTGATCAAATTGCGCATTCGACATTGCTAGGAATGACGAATGTTCCAGCAACAGAGTTAGCTGAAAAATTGGTCGAAATTTCTCCTAAATCTCTTACACGAGTTTTTTATTCCGATAGCGGTGCAGAGGCGATGGAAATTGCGCTAAAAATGGCGTATCAATATTGGCAAAACATTGGAAAAACGAAAAAGCAAAAATTTATTGCTATTAAAAACGGGTATCATGGCGACACGATTGGAGCGGTTAGTGTCGGGGCAATTGATTTATTCCATCAAGTGTACGGTCCGCTTATGTTTGAAAGCTATAAAATACCGGTTCCATATGTGTACCGCCATCCATCTGAAAATGCCGAAATATGCCGTGATGAATGCTTACATGAGCTAGAACAATTACTAAAAGAAAAACATGAAGAAATTGCCGCCCTTTCTATTGAGTCGATGATGCAAGGTGCCGGCGGAATGATTTTAATGCCAGAAGGGTATTTATCTGGTGTACGCGAGCTTTGTACGAAATATGATGTGTTAATGATTGTCGATGAGGTGGCAACGGGATTTGGACGAACAGGAAAAATGTTTGCTTGTGAGCATGAAGGGGTTGAGCCAGATTTAATGGCAGCAGGAAAAGGAATTACGGGCGGATACTTACCGGTTGCCGTTACTTTTACGACCGAAAAAATTTATGAAGCCTTTTACGATGATTTCCAAAAATTTAAAACGTTTTTCCATGGACACTCGTATACAGGAAATCAGCTCGGTTGTGCGGTCGCTTTAGAAAATCTACGTCTATTTGAACGCGACGATCTTGTCAATCAAGTTGCAGAAAAATCAGAGTATGTAAAAGAGCTGCTGGAAGAATTGAAAGAACTCCCACATGTAGGGGACATTCGTCAGTTAGGGTTTATGTGTGGAATTGAGCTCGTCTTGAATAAAGAAACGAAGGAACCTTTCCCGTTTGAACAGCGAGTCGGCTATAAAACAAGCTTAAAAATGAGAGAATTAGGTTTATTAACACGTCCGATGGGGGATGTTCTTGTCTTCATGCCGCCGCTTGTCAGCACGAAAGAAGAACTAAAAGAAATGCTCAAAATTTATAAACAAGCGATATTAGAGGTGCCAGTGAAGGAGGCCGAATACTTTGCCGGCGCGAATGCATAACTGGTTAGAGATTGAACTGAAGCAAATAAAAGAAAAAGGCTTGTATCGCGAGTTAAAAACGGCAGAGTCTAGCCCAGCTTCATCAGTAGTCATCAACGGGAAAGAGTATTTAATGGCTGCTTCCAACAATTATTTGGGACTAGCAGGGGATCGACGTCTCATTAGGGCGGCTATTATAGCCCATGAAAAATTTGGGATTGGCAGTTCAGGGTCACGATTAACGACTGGAAATACGATTTTGCATGATCAGCTTGAACAAAGAATAGCGAGTTTTAAAAATAAAGAGGCGGCTATGCTCTTTTCAAGCGGATATTTAGCGAACATCGGTGTTATTTCTAGTTTAGCAGGAGAAGAGGACTGTATTTTAAGTGATGAGTTAAATCACGCTAGTATTATCGATGGCTGCCGTTTAAGTAAAGCAAAAACAATTGTTTATAAGCATGTGGATATGGAAGATTTAGAGAAGAAATTAAAGGAAGCTCAAGGTTATCGGTACCGGTTTATCGTGACAGATGGCGTTTTTAGCATGGATGGAAATATTGCTCCACTTCCTGACATTGTCAAGCTAGGAAAGCAATATGATGCTTATGTGATCGTCGATGACGCCCATGCTACGGGTGTTTTGGGGGAAAATGGAAGAGGAACGAGTGAATTTTTGAACGTGGATGTTGATGTCACAATCGGTACATTAAGTAAAGCGGTCGGAACAGAAGGTGGCTTTGTTGTTGGTTCACAAAAACTGATTGACTATTTAAGAAATAAAGCTCGTTCGTTTATTTTTCAAACGGGCATGTCGCCAGGGATTGCAGCCGCCTCAAAAAAGGCGATTGACATCATCGAAGAAGAGCCCGACAGAAGAGAACATCTTCATCGACTTGAACGAAAGCTTCGCGAAAAGTTAGTCAACAGCGGATTTTATGTTCTAGGTGAACAAACGCCGATTATTCCTGTTATCATTGGAGAAGCAGACAAGGCTGTACAATTTGCTCAAAAGCTGCTTGAAGCTGGAATATATGCTCCAGCCATTCGACCGCCAACCGTACCTGAAGGAATGAGCCGAATTCGTTTAACGCTTATGGCAAGCCATACAGAAGAGGAGATTTCCTATATTCATCAAAGCATTGAACGGATTGGAAAGGAATTAAAGATGATGAAAGGGTAGTTGAGAAGAAAAACTTTCTTTTAGCTTCAAGAAAAGATGTTGCTGCCTCGCCGATTGGCGAGGTTTTTTATGAGATAATGTGAACAAAAAGAAAAAACATTTAGATTCGTGACTGTTTTCAGGCAACATGTGACAAGTTCGGTAAAGTAAAATTAAAATAGAGGAAATTGTAACAATATAGACAAATTTTCCTTTCACTGGCACTAGTGGAAGTTTTGAAAATCATGTAAAATTCATATTGTGAAATATTTCACAAATAATGAATATTCGAAGGGATGATTTATAGTGAGTAGAGAACGTGTCAATCGAGTAGTAGTTATAGGGACAGGTTTTGTTGGATCAAGTTATGCATTTGCTCTTGTCAATCAAGGAATTGCGGATGAGCTCGTCTTAATTGATGTAAATAAAGAAAAGTCAATAGGAGACGTTATGGACTTAAATCATGGGAAAGTTTTTGCGCCAAAACCAACCAACATTTGGTTTGGAGATTACAAAGACTGCCGTGATGCGGATTTAGTCGTGATTTGTGCCGGTGCTAATCAAAAGCCAGGAGAGACAAGGCTAGATCTCGTCGATAAAAATATTAAAATCTTCCAAACAATTGTTGAGTCTGTAATGGCTTCTGGATTTGATGGAATTTTCCTTATCGCCACGAATCCAGTAGATATTTTGACATATGCGACATGGAAATTTAGCGGTTTGACGAAAGAGCGTGTCATCGGCTCTGGTACGATTCTTGATACAGCAAGATTCCGCTTTTTGCTAGGGGATTATTTCAAAATAGCGCCAACAAATGTTCACGCCTATATTATTGGCGAGCATGGAGATACAGAGCTTCCCGTTTGGAGTCATGCGGAAATTGGCAGTATCCCAATTGAACAGCTAGTTGCCAAAAATGATCACTATAAAAAAGAAGATTTAGAAAATATTTTTATAAATGTTCGAGATGCTGCTTATCAAATTATTGAAAAAAAAGGGGCAACCTACTACGGCATTGCCATGGGACTAGTTCGTATTACACGTGCCA
This sequence is a window from Bacillus alveayuensis. Protein-coding genes within it:
- a CDS encoding lysine--8-amino-7-oxononanoate aminotransferase (product_source=KO:K19563; cath_funfam=3.40.640.10,3.90.1150.10; cog=COG0161; ko=KO:K19563; pfam=PF00202; superfamily=53383; tigrfam=TIGR00508) — encoded protein: MDLIEKSKKYLWLPFTQMKDYDENPLIIESGEGIKVKDIHGKEYYDAFSSVWLNVHGHRKKELNDAIKKQLDQIAHSTLLGMTNVPATELAEKLVEISPKSLTRVFYSDSGAEAMEIALKMAYQYWQNIGKTKKQKFIAIKNGYHGDTIGAVSVGAIDLFHQVYGPLMFESYKIPVPYVYRHPSENAEICRDECLHELEQLLKEKHEEIAALSIESMMQGAGGMILMPEGYLSGVRELCTKYDVLMIVDEVATGFGRTGKMFACEHEGVEPDLMAAGKGITGGYLPVAVTFTTEKIYEAFYDDFQKFKTFFHGHSYTGNQLGCAVALENLRLFERDDLVNQVAEKSEYVKELLEELKELPHVGDIRQLGFMCGIELVLNKETKEPFPFEQRVGYKTSLKMRELGLLTRPMGDVLVFMPPLVSTKEELKEMLKIYKQAILEVPVKEAEYFAGANA
- a CDS encoding carbon starvation protein CstA (product_source=COG1966; cog=COG1966; pfam=PF02554,PF13722; superfamily=56436; transmembrane_helix_parts=Outside_1_3,TMhelix_4_22,Inside_23_53,TMhelix_54_76,Outside_77_79,TMhelix_80_102,Inside_103_122,TMhelix_123_145,Outside_146_154,TMhelix_155_177,Inside_178_183,TMhelix_184_206,Outside_207_220,TMhelix_221_243,Inside_244_262,TMhelix_263_285,Outside_286_309,TMhelix_310_332,Inside_333_359,TMhelix_360_377,Outside_378_386,TMhelix_387_406,Inside_407_410,TMhelix_411_433,Outside_434_442,TMhelix_443_461,Inside_462_479), with protein sequence MVTFVAAIILLILGYFVYSKVVEKIFGVNDENVTPAYSQADGLDYTPISWWKGTLIQLLNIAGLGPIFGAIMGALYGPVAFIWIVIGSIFAGAVHDYFSGMLSLRHNGEQYPSLVGRYLGKSVKAVINVLSLILMILVAAAFTAGPAQLISQVTPLSYMAAILVVFAYFILAALLPVNKVIGKIYPVFGAVLLFMAVSIAVGLFFMNQPIPNLTFENLHPQQLPIWPLLMVTISCGAISGFHSTQSPIIARTMKKESDGRKIFYGAMILEGIIALIWAAAGMTFFGGTDGLAQALTEGGPAGVVNEISTSLLGQLGGILAILGVIILPVTTGDTALRSSRMMLVDLVKQMGMKVDSYKKTVLLTAPVIVVTFALTQMDYSFLWRYVGWTNQVVATVMLWTGAIYLLQNGKFHWICSVPAMFMTSIVGTYIFYAPEGFQMAFESSMIFGIVITLSVIFWFMLQVKKSKNSSFHQLEKVAS
- a CDS encoding hypothetical protein (product_source=Hypo-rule applied), which encodes MPKFIFLLLMMSFLISCSHSPNEEKSAPLTVEPYLLNEHEQTLISKTAVQMMFFKLNGTLHENEDLELYVEEYQNGKPTKKLLMANEFREVKSIFQNTIISFGYVDDTNMNKEENKIEWIIGTPSGNIRVASEVENIQAYSFNHNIFEKISLKKNEPTIIGAWYGTKKGPLSTNDRSEDGSLPKAIQESDLAYVFVVKLVDDDQAES
- a CDS encoding 6-carboxyhexanoate--CoA ligase (product_source=KO:K01906; cath_funfam=1.10.10.10; cog=COG1424; ko=KO:K01906; pfam=PF03744; tigrfam=TIGR01204); its protein translation is MRAAEGGAHEDGGKHISGGEKLARFEDLQENALYLMQKAFTHARGTPDFFQLKVEAISEPIQFIPPLQPKWHDVKTVSKGRQLAKHFLSQCGIGDSVIEQSFVELEQNYHVRGAIVIDVHTGRRIDDRENRGIRVTRFDWDPNSYKKWLKEESIKDNTRMKEAIALATKVCSHEATVAELCWSDDPDYTTGYVASPNFGYQRISPLKELGDEQGGRIIFVDLKEDLESYLSFLEKTPVLIGWEEKEWI
- a CDS encoding hypothetical protein (product_source=Hypo-rule applied; cath_funfam=3.60.10.10; transmembrane_helix_parts=Outside_1_4,TMhelix_5_24,Inside_25_115) yields the protein MKNQFLKWISMLPLFIIILFAAYLDHEDMQKANTVVLGDIDSTPVSGDGVDEKEMKDEAEGLSYTLEKRLEKREIINGYLVETYREYEIYKDESGNVIKTVPTSNLDFLRYYINE
- a CDS encoding 8-amino-7-oxononanoate synthase (product_source=KO:K00652; cath_funfam=3.40.640.10,3.90.1150.10; cog=COG0156; ko=KO:K00652; pfam=PF00155; superfamily=53383; tigrfam=TIGR00858), translating into MPARMHNWLEIELKQIKEKGLYRELKTAESSPASSVVINGKEYLMAASNNYLGLAGDRRLIRAAIIAHEKFGIGSSGSRLTTGNTILHDQLEQRIASFKNKEAAMLFSSGYLANIGVISSLAGEEDCILSDELNHASIIDGCRLSKAKTIVYKHVDMEDLEKKLKEAQGYRYRFIVTDGVFSMDGNIAPLPDIVKLGKQYDAYVIVDDAHATGVLGENGRGTSEFLNVDVDVTIGTLSKAVGTEGGFVVGSQKLIDYLRNKARSFIFQTGMSPGIAAASKKAIDIIEEEPDRREHLHRLERKLREKLVNSGFYVLGEQTPIIPVIIGEADKAVQFAQKLLEAGIYAPAIRPPTVPEGMSRIRLTLMASHTEEEISYIHQSIERIGKELKMMKG
- a CDS encoding D-serine dehydratase (product_source=KO:K01753; cath_funfam=3.40.50.1100; cog=COG3048; ko=KO:K01753; pfam=PF00291; superfamily=53686; tigrfam=TIGR02035), which encodes MIKGKTIEQWKQEIPLLNDVISLKEALWVNTNYQQVHQALKECPLTMADVKEAEERLHRFAPYISKVFPETKDQNGIIESPVVHIPNMKRSLQEHFQMDLPGDFLLKCDSHLPISGSIKARGGIYEVLKHAEDLAIKHGLISKEDNYAKLADESFRTFFSNFSIAVGSTGNLGLSIGIMSAKLGFQVTVHMSHDAKKWKKDLLRKYGVKVVEHQEDYSKAVAEGRKQAEKDSTCYFIDDENSQHLFLGYAVAALRLQKQLQKMNIQVNEDHPLFVYLPCGVGGGPGGVTFGLKLIFQDHVHCFFAEPTHSPCMLLGLLTGLHDQVSVQSFGIDNETIADGLAVGTPSKFVGKLIEPLLSGIYTASDEQLYKLLTMMMDCEHIHLEPSALASVYGPIQLMKKGNEYIQQQNLLSKLKKATHLMWATGGSMVPKEVMEEDYKKGKELLK
- a CDS encoding 3-hydroxyisobutyrate dehydrogenase (product_source=KO:K00020; cath_funfam=1.10.1040.10,3.40.50.720; cog=COG2084; ko=KO:K00020; pfam=PF03446,PF14833; superfamily=48179,51735), producing MSLSKETTTIGFIGTGVMGKSMANHLLNAGYRVYVYNRTKEKAETLIQQGAIWSNSVQGLASQANVIITIVGYPQDVEEIYLGEHGILNTAKPGTYVIDMTTSSPRLAKKIFQASQEKGIHALDAPVSGGDVGAREATLSIMVGGEKEDFETVHPLLKLMGTNIVLQGKAGAGQYTKMCNQIAIASNMIGVCEAILYAKKSGLDPKNVLKSIENGAAGSWSLSHLAPRIIDGDFNPGFYVKHFIKDMNIALESAEELGVQTPGLSLAKSLYEQLAEMGEENSGTHALYKLLESM